The Mesorhizobium sp. M1D.F.Ca.ET.043.01.1.1 genome contains a region encoding:
- a CDS encoding dimethylarginine dimethylaminohydrolase family protein, which yields MSAFGSQSMAAPLRRVLMRSAANAMRDADRAAWHYGPGFNPAKAASQHAALAELVAASGAKIEWIEDRADGLSDSVFTHDPSLMTDRGALILSMGKPLRAGEPSLHEETYTRLGIPILGRIEAPGQVEGGDCVWVDARTLAIGRGVRSNQEGIQQVSNLLTPLGISVYGFDLPLWQGEEACLHLMSVISPLADDLALVYSPLLPAPFYQTLKARGIRLVEGDAEEFAASNGLSLNVLPTSPHKVIAVAGFPRTKAAMEAAGCAVEIFEADALCIACEGGPTCLTRPILRQ from the coding sequence ATGAGCGCTTTCGGATCACAATCCATGGCGGCGCCGCTGCGGCGTGTTCTGATGCGGTCGGCGGCCAACGCCATGCGCGACGCCGACAGGGCTGCCTGGCACTATGGCCCGGGGTTCAACCCGGCGAAAGCGGCATCGCAGCATGCGGCCCTTGCTGAACTGGTGGCGGCTTCCGGCGCCAAGATCGAATGGATCGAGGACAGGGCCGACGGGCTTTCGGATTCGGTGTTCACGCACGACCCGTCGCTGATGACCGACCGCGGCGCGCTGATCCTGTCCATGGGCAAGCCATTGCGCGCCGGCGAGCCCTCCCTGCATGAGGAAACCTACACAAGACTGGGCATTCCGATCCTCGGCCGCATCGAGGCCCCCGGCCAGGTCGAAGGCGGCGATTGTGTATGGGTGGACGCCCGCACGCTGGCGATCGGGCGCGGTGTCCGCTCCAACCAGGAAGGCATCCAGCAGGTTTCCAACCTGCTGACGCCGCTGGGCATTTCCGTCTACGGCTTCGACTTGCCGCTATGGCAGGGCGAAGAGGCATGCCTGCATCTGATGTCGGTGATCAGCCCGCTGGCCGACGACCTCGCGCTTGTCTATTCGCCGCTTTTGCCGGCCCCGTTCTATCAGACGCTGAAGGCACGCGGCATCCGGCTGGTCGAAGGCGACGCCGAGGAGTTCGCCGCTTCCAACGGCCTCAGCCTGAACGTGCTGCCGACCAGCCCGCATAAGGTCATTGCCGTTGCGGGCTTCCCCAGGACCAAAGCCGCGATGGAAGCCGCCGGCTGCGCGGTTGAGATATTCGAGGCGGATGCGCTCTGCATCGCCTGTGAAGGCGGGCCGACATGCCTGACGCGGCCGATCCTGCGCCAATGA
- a CDS encoding ABC transporter ATP-binding protein gives MSAVEAAAVSSGKVQSGAAEAIHVENLHKKFGQLHVLKGVSLSARDGEVIAIIGGSGSGKSTLLRCINCLENPTSGIIRVNGEEIKLKADSHGHTVPADRKQIERIRSRLGMVFQNFNLWSHMTLIENVIEVPVHVLGVKRDEAIAQAEKLLARVGLAEKRDVYPAFLSGGQQQRAAIARALAINPRVMLFDEPTSALDPELVGEVLKVIGDLAREGRTMVLVTHEMKFAREVATHVVYLYNGLVEEEGPPEQLFGAPKSERLKQFLRNVG, from the coding sequence GTGAGCGCGGTGGAAGCTGCCGCAGTCTCATCCGGCAAGGTGCAGAGCGGCGCCGCCGAAGCCATCCATGTCGAAAACCTGCACAAGAAGTTCGGCCAGCTGCACGTGCTGAAGGGCGTCTCGCTGTCGGCGCGCGACGGCGAGGTGATCGCCATCATCGGCGGCTCCGGTTCCGGCAAGTCGACGCTGCTGCGCTGCATCAACTGCCTGGAGAACCCGACCAGCGGCATCATCCGCGTCAACGGCGAGGAGATCAAGCTGAAGGCCGACAGCCACGGCCACACCGTTCCCGCCGACCGCAAGCAGATCGAGCGCATCCGCTCCAGGCTCGGCATGGTGTTTCAGAATTTCAACCTGTGGAGCCACATGACGCTGATCGAGAACGTCATCGAGGTCCCGGTGCACGTGCTTGGCGTCAAGCGTGACGAGGCGATCGCCCAGGCCGAGAAGCTGCTTGCCCGCGTCGGTCTGGCGGAGAAGCGCGACGTCTACCCGGCATTTCTGTCGGGCGGCCAGCAGCAGCGCGCCGCGATCGCCCGGGCGCTGGCGATCAATCCACGCGTCATGCTGTTCGACGAGCCGACCTCGGCGCTCGATCCGGAACTGGTGGGCGAGGTGCTGAAGGTGATCGGCGACCTGGCGCGCGAGGGGCGCACAATGGTGCTGGTGACGCATGAAATGAAGTTTGCCCGCGAGGTCGCGACGCATGTCGTCTACCTCTACAACGGGCTGGTCGAGGAAGAAGGCCCGCCGGAACAGCTGTTCGGCGCGCCCAAATCCGAAAGGCTCAAGCAATTCCTCCGCAACGTCGGCTAG
- a CDS encoding transporter substrate-binding domain-containing protein, whose translation MKTVFKTFAAALLFGVAAMGVAKADQVKIGVAAEPYPPFTSPDATGKWVGWEIDFIDAVCAEEKLDCVITPVAWDGIIPALTTKKIDLIVSSMSITDERKKTIDFSDKYYNTLPAIIGPKDQKFGATPDDLKGKVLGVQVSTTHAVYAKKHFSGAQEIKEYQTQDEANNDLAAGRLDAVQADSIALVEYLKSDQGKACCDLKGMVAPDDEVLGPGIGAGVRKEDTALKEKINAGIKAIRASGKYDEITKKYFDFDIYGGPSQSN comes from the coding sequence ATGAAGACTGTTTTCAAGACCTTCGCCGCGGCGCTGCTGTTCGGCGTCGCTGCGATGGGCGTGGCCAAGGCCGATCAGGTCAAGATCGGCGTCGCCGCCGAGCCTTATCCGCCCTTCACCTCGCCGGATGCGACGGGCAAGTGGGTCGGCTGGGAGATCGACTTCATCGACGCCGTCTGCGCCGAGGAGAAGCTCGACTGCGTCATCACGCCCGTCGCCTGGGACGGCATCATTCCGGCGCTGACCACCAAGAAGATCGACCTCATCGTCTCCTCGATGTCGATCACCGACGAGCGCAAGAAGACGATCGACTTCTCGGACAAGTATTACAACACGCTGCCGGCGATCATCGGGCCGAAGGACCAGAAGTTCGGCGCCACGCCGGATGACCTGAAGGGCAAGGTTCTCGGCGTCCAGGTATCGACCACACACGCGGTGTACGCCAAGAAGCACTTCAGCGGGGCGCAGGAAATCAAGGAATACCAGACGCAGGACGAAGCCAACAACGACCTGGCGGCCGGCCGTCTCGATGCGGTGCAGGCTGATTCGATCGCGCTCGTTGAATACCTCAAGAGCGACCAGGGCAAGGCCTGCTGCGACCTCAAGGGCATGGTCGCGCCGGACGATGAAGTGCTCGGGCCGGGCATCGGCGCCGGCGTGCGCAAGGAAGACACCGCGCTCAAGGAAAAGATCAACGCCGGCATCAAGGCGATCCGCGCCAGCGGCAAGTATGACGAGATCACGAAGAAGTACTTCGATTTCGACATCTACGGCGGTCCTTCGCAGTCGAACTGA